A DNA window from Ornithinimicrobium humiphilum contains the following coding sequences:
- a CDS encoding DUF3866 family protein, translating to MIQWREGTVVEVLPGWPGVEAVSVEVPDLGTVRALAYPDVVGTPVVGDRVLLNVTALERGLGTGGYAVVVAVPDRPAAWPDRADDDAGHLVKARYTPLQTMVLGADDPEGAHHARLQDADDVEGMPVVAADLHSALPAVLAGIRMVRPTARVVYVMTDGGALPAAFSRTCAELRVAGWLAATVTAGQAYGGDLEAVTVHSALLAARLVVGADVTVVAQGPGNLGTGTRWGFSGVSAGEALNAAAVLGGLPVAALRVSEADPRERHRGLSHHSATAYGRVLAHPADVPVPTGATGRASTDECLVAVARQVEALVSSAPHLRPLPVPVDGLLEALSQTPVPLRTMGRGLEDDAAGFLAVAAAGVHAATALG from the coding sequence GTGATCCAGTGGCGTGAAGGCACCGTCGTCGAGGTGCTCCCCGGCTGGCCGGGGGTCGAGGCGGTGTCCGTCGAGGTGCCCGACCTCGGCACCGTGCGCGCCCTGGCCTATCCCGACGTGGTCGGCACGCCGGTCGTCGGCGACCGGGTGCTCCTCAACGTCACCGCGCTCGAGCGCGGGCTCGGCACCGGTGGGTATGCCGTGGTCGTGGCGGTCCCCGACCGCCCCGCGGCCTGGCCCGACCGGGCGGACGACGACGCCGGCCACCTGGTCAAGGCCCGCTACACCCCGCTGCAGACGATGGTGCTGGGCGCCGACGACCCCGAGGGCGCCCACCACGCCCGGCTGCAGGACGCCGACGACGTCGAGGGCATGCCCGTCGTCGCGGCCGACCTGCACTCGGCGCTGCCGGCGGTGCTGGCGGGGATCCGGATGGTCCGCCCGACGGCGCGGGTCGTCTACGTCATGACCGACGGCGGTGCGTTGCCCGCGGCCTTCTCGCGGACGTGCGCCGAGCTGCGGGTCGCGGGCTGGCTGGCCGCGACCGTGACCGCCGGGCAGGCCTACGGCGGCGACCTCGAGGCCGTGACGGTGCACAGCGCGCTGCTGGCCGCCCGGCTCGTCGTGGGCGCCGACGTCACGGTCGTCGCCCAGGGCCCGGGCAACCTCGGCACCGGCACCCGGTGGGGCTTCTCCGGCGTCTCGGCCGGCGAGGCGCTCAACGCCGCGGCCGTGCTCGGCGGTCTGCCGGTCGCGGCGCTGCGGGTGTCCGAGGCAGACCCCCGCGAGCGTCACCGGGGCCTCTCGCACCACAGCGCGACGGCCTACGGGCGGGTGCTGGCCCACCCGGCCGACGTGCCCGTGCCGACCGGCGCGACCGGGCGGGCGTCGACCGACGAGTGCCTGGTCGCCGTCGCGCGCCAGGTGGAGGCGCTGGTCTCCTCCGCCCCGCACCTGCGCCCGCTGCCCGTGCCGGTCGACGGGCTGCTGGAGGCCCTCTCCCAGACGCCCGTCCCGCTGCGCACCATGGGCCGCGGCCTCGAGGACGACGCGGCGGGCTTCCTGGCCGTCGCGGCCGCGGGCGTCCACGCCGCGACCGCGCTCGGCTGA
- a CDS encoding FKBP-type peptidyl-prolyl cis-trans isomerase → MSDSPFGQVKKAKPEIDFPGENPPSELVVEDIEVGKGEEATAGRTISAHYVGVAWSTGEEFDASWNRGQPLTFQVGVGQVIQGWDQGLLGMKVGGRRKITIPPHLGYGDRGAGGAIKGGETLIFVVDLVDVR, encoded by the coding sequence ATGAGCGACTCACCGTTCGGCCAGGTCAAGAAGGCCAAGCCCGAGATCGACTTCCCCGGGGAGAACCCGCCCTCCGAGCTCGTCGTCGAGGACATCGAGGTCGGCAAGGGCGAGGAGGCGACCGCGGGCCGCACCATCTCCGCGCACTACGTCGGCGTCGCCTGGTCGACCGGCGAGGAGTTCGACGCCTCCTGGAACCGCGGCCAGCCGCTGACCTTCCAGGTCGGCGTCGGTCAGGTCATCCAGGGCTGGGACCAGGGCCTGCTCGGCATGAAGGTCGGTGGCCGTCGCAAGATCACGATCCCGCCGCACCTGGGCTACGGCGACCGGGGCGCCGGTGGCGCCATCAAGGGTGGCGAGACCCTGATCTTCGTCGTCGACCTCGTCGACGTGCGCTGA
- a CDS encoding helix-turn-helix transcriptional regulator, translating into MAKSAASKGPSPAAAKTERLLNLVIALLSTRQPLSKARIREAVPAYSDNDEAFERMFERDKDELRALGIPLRTEPIDPFFDDELGYRIDQREYALPELAFEPDELAVIGLASRAWSQASLAGPAAQAMRKLEAAGVVRDESSVAGIEPLLRTNEPAFEPVRDAVLSRAPIRFDYRGGSGDLAERHVQPWSLTSWHGRWYLTGHDLDRDAPRVFRLDRVSGVPRRAGRPGGYDVPSDHDALAMIRASSGEEAPPGGTARLLVREGAAWSLRRGAEVVDGPAAPEGWDVLAVTIRSLRGLAEEVAAAGPEVRVVDPPELAARVTELLQAVVAAHEEEGA; encoded by the coding sequence ATGGCGAAGAGCGCGGCATCGAAGGGGCCCAGCCCCGCGGCGGCCAAGACCGAACGGCTGCTCAACCTCGTCATCGCGCTGCTCTCGACGCGGCAGCCGCTGTCGAAGGCGCGCATCCGCGAGGCCGTCCCGGCCTACAGCGACAACGACGAGGCTTTCGAGAGGATGTTCGAGCGCGACAAGGACGAGCTGCGCGCCCTCGGGATCCCGCTGCGGACCGAGCCGATCGACCCGTTCTTCGACGACGAGCTCGGCTACCGCATCGACCAGCGCGAGTACGCCCTGCCCGAGCTGGCCTTCGAGCCCGACGAGCTGGCGGTCATCGGCCTCGCCAGCCGCGCCTGGAGCCAGGCGAGCCTCGCCGGCCCCGCGGCCCAGGCGATGCGCAAGCTCGAGGCGGCGGGCGTGGTCCGTGACGAGTCCTCGGTCGCCGGCATCGAGCCGCTGCTGCGCACCAACGAGCCCGCCTTCGAGCCCGTCCGCGACGCCGTGCTCTCCCGCGCCCCGATCCGCTTCGACTACCGCGGCGGCAGCGGCGACCTCGCCGAGCGGCACGTGCAGCCGTGGTCGCTGACCAGCTGGCACGGCCGCTGGTACCTCACCGGCCACGACCTCGACCGCGACGCGCCACGCGTGTTCCGTCTCGACCGCGTCAGCGGGGTGCCACGGCGGGCCGGCCGGCCCGGGGGGTATGACGTGCCCTCCGACCACGACGCCCTCGCCATGATCCGTGCCTCCTCCGGCGAGGAGGCCCCGCCCGGCGGCACCGCCCGCCTGCTCGTCCGCGAAGGTGCCGCCTGGTCGCTGCGCCGGGGTGCCGAGGTCGTCGACGGCCCGGCCGCGCCCGAGGGCTGGGACGTGCTCGCGGTGACGATCCGCAGCCTGCGCGGGCTGGCCGAGGAGGTCGCCGCCGCGGGGCCGGAGGTCCGCGTGGTCGACCCGCCAGAGCTGGCCGCCCGCGTGACCGAGCTGCTGCAGGCCGTCGTCGCGGCCCACGAGGAGGAGGGCGCGTGA
- the glsA gene encoding glutaminase A, producing the protein MPSDDDDLTAYLEELLERVRDQDDGEPHELPVHAETDLDRLAVAVVDVDGRVWSAGDAEHRYPIQSMSKAVVYGLAIDSVGMDEVLRHIDVEPSGDAFNRISLDDGSNRPANPMINAGALTAHGLVAGDDAPHRFERVKELLSAMAGRELEVLEECYLQEMADAHRNLGIAHLVKALSELPDEPHDVVEGYTRQCALEVSTIELARIGATLANDGILPGTEERVLSPQATRHVLSVMLTCGMYDSAGDWVSTVGIPAKSGISGGILGAVPGRLGIATYSPRLDGHGSSVRGILAFEEMTVDLDLHVLRPRHRDG; encoded by the coding sequence GTGCCGAGCGACGACGACGACCTCACCGCCTACCTCGAAGAGCTCCTGGAACGGGTCCGCGACCAGGACGACGGCGAGCCGCACGAGCTGCCGGTGCATGCCGAGACCGACCTCGACCGCCTGGCGGTCGCCGTGGTCGACGTCGACGGCCGGGTATGGAGCGCCGGCGACGCCGAGCACCGTTACCCCATCCAGTCGATGAGCAAGGCGGTCGTCTACGGCCTGGCGATCGACAGCGTCGGGATGGACGAGGTGCTGCGCCACATCGACGTCGAGCCCTCGGGCGACGCCTTCAACCGGATCAGCCTCGACGACGGGTCCAACCGCCCGGCCAACCCGATGATCAACGCCGGTGCGCTGACCGCCCACGGCCTGGTCGCGGGTGACGACGCCCCGCACCGGTTCGAGCGCGTCAAGGAACTGCTCTCGGCGATGGCCGGGCGCGAGCTGGAGGTGCTCGAGGAGTGCTACCTCCAGGAGATGGCCGACGCGCACCGCAACCTGGGCATCGCCCACCTCGTCAAGGCCCTGTCGGAGCTGCCTGACGAGCCGCACGACGTCGTCGAAGGCTACACGCGCCAGTGCGCGCTCGAGGTGAGCACGATCGAGCTGGCGCGCATCGGCGCCACCCTGGCCAACGACGGGATCCTGCCGGGCACCGAGGAGCGCGTGCTCAGCCCGCAGGCGACCCGGCACGTGCTGTCGGTGATGCTCACCTGCGGCATGTACGACTCCGCCGGCGACTGGGTCTCCACGGTCGGCATCCCGGCCAAGAGCGGGATCAGCGGCGGCATCCTGGGCGCGGTCCCCGGTCGCCTCGGCATCGCGACCTACTCGCCCCGGCTCGACGGTCACGGCAGCTCGGTGCGCGGGATCCTCGCCTTCGAGGAGATGACCGTCGACCTCGACCTGCACGTGCTGCGCCCCCGTCACCGCGACGGGTGA
- a CDS encoding diacylglycerol/lipid kinase family protein, with amino-acid sequence MRYAVAHGRRAGRGGAAELGARAVTRLRATGHEVVEVTAGTLEEARAACGALVADGVDVLAVAGGDGIVSLATDLCAGTGTAVAVLPAGTGNDAARALGIPLRPEGSLEVLLHGAPRTLDTLHVPELDRSVLTNVLGALDARIAHRATLLPRRLGPATYTVATLVEIARLPRQEPLHYRLAIDGESRDLDAYVVVAANLAFVGGGLQIAPDADPADGLLDLVVVRPVGPLDALRVLAAVRAGRHPELPEVDVVRAASVRIEGPGDVLAHGDGEPLGPLPLTVTVRPSSLQVIAPPLA; translated from the coding sequence ATGAGGTATGCCGTCGCGCACGGTCGGCGTGCGGGGCGCGGGGGAGCGGCAGAGCTGGGAGCCAGGGCGGTCACCCGACTGCGGGCCACCGGCCACGAGGTGGTCGAGGTCACCGCCGGCACGCTGGAGGAGGCCAGGGCTGCCTGCGGGGCGCTGGTCGCCGACGGCGTCGACGTGCTCGCGGTCGCCGGTGGTGACGGGATCGTCAGCCTGGCCACCGACCTGTGCGCCGGGACCGGCACCGCCGTCGCCGTCCTGCCCGCGGGCACGGGCAACGACGCGGCCCGCGCGCTCGGCATACCCCTGCGCCCGGAGGGCTCGCTCGAGGTGCTCCTCCACGGGGCACCGCGCACCCTCGACACGCTGCACGTCCCCGAGCTCGACCGCTCCGTGCTGACCAACGTCCTCGGGGCCCTCGACGCGCGCATCGCCCACCGCGCCACCCTGCTGCCCCGTCGGCTCGGACCCGCCACCTACACCGTGGCCACGCTGGTCGAGATCGCCCGGCTTCCGCGCCAGGAGCCCCTGCACTACCGCCTCGCCATCGACGGCGAGAGCCGCGACCTCGACGCCTACGTCGTGGTCGCCGCCAACCTCGCGTTCGTCGGCGGCGGCCTGCAGATCGCACCGGACGCCGACCCGGCCGACGGCCTGCTCGACCTCGTGGTGGTCCGGCCGGTCGGGCCCCTCGACGCACTGCGGGTGCTCGCGGCCGTGCGCGCCGGGCGCCACCCCGAGCTCCCCGAGGTCGACGTCGTGCGCGCCGCCTCCGTCCGGATCGAGGGGCCGGGCGACGTGCTCGCCCACGGGGACGGCGAGCCGCTGGGTCCGTTGCCGCTCACCGTCACGGTGCGCCCGTCGTCACTGCAGGTGATCGCGCCGCCCCTGGCATAG
- the tatA gene encoding Sec-independent protein translocase subunit TatA → MRIQIWHVVVLIIAFVLLFGWKNLPNIARSMGESMRVFKSEVDQMKDDNEARKDRKADDATPGTLESGSQDTAQEDYRRLQERGDDGTPRA, encoded by the coding sequence ATGCGCATCCAGATCTGGCACGTCGTCGTCCTGATCATCGCCTTCGTCCTGCTGTTCGGCTGGAAGAACCTGCCCAACATCGCGCGCTCGATGGGTGAGTCCATGCGGGTCTTCAAGTCCGAGGTCGACCAGATGAAGGACGACAACGAGGCCCGCAAGGACCGCAAGGCCGACGACGCGACGCCCGGCACCCTCGAGTCCGGCTCGCAGGACACCGCGCAGGAGGACTACCGCCGCCTCCAGGAGCGCGGCGACGACGGCACCCCGCGCGCCTGA
- the tatC gene encoding twin-arginine translocase subunit TatC, protein MARARKKQNPEGRMSLGEHFRELRNRLLISCIAIAVLSTVGWYFYQDIVDVIAAPVQAVAEERGDELVALRFQNITEPFATQLKVAIFSGILLASPIWLWQIWAFLLPGLRPKEKKVALAYFFVSIPLFLAGAGLASYTFPRLVAILLGFTPEGVGNLPGMAEFLSLVLFFMLAFGLAFLLPVVLVALNQIGVLSARNMLRSWRITLFLILVFSAFMTPDPSAWTMLAMAAPVFFLYWCAVGTAFLLERRRRGRGDDPADRYAGLSPDQATPLS, encoded by the coding sequence ATGGCGCGCGCGAGGAAGAAGCAGAACCCCGAGGGCCGGATGTCCCTCGGGGAGCACTTCCGTGAGCTCCGCAACCGCCTGCTGATCTCCTGCATCGCGATCGCGGTGCTCTCGACGGTGGGCTGGTACTTCTACCAGGACATCGTCGACGTCATCGCGGCCCCGGTGCAGGCCGTCGCCGAGGAGCGGGGCGACGAGCTCGTCGCACTCCGCTTCCAGAACATCACCGAGCCGTTCGCGACCCAGCTCAAGGTGGCGATCTTCAGCGGCATCCTGCTGGCCAGCCCGATCTGGCTGTGGCAGATCTGGGCCTTCCTCCTGCCGGGCCTGAGGCCTAAGGAGAAGAAGGTCGCGCTGGCCTACTTCTTCGTCAGCATCCCCCTCTTCCTCGCCGGCGCCGGCCTCGCCTCCTACACCTTCCCGCGCCTGGTGGCGATCCTCCTCGGCTTCACGCCCGAGGGGGTCGGCAACCTGCCCGGCATGGCGGAGTTCCTCTCCCTGGTGCTCTTCTTCATGCTGGCCTTCGGGCTGGCGTTCCTGCTGCCCGTGGTGCTGGTCGCGCTCAACCAGATCGGTGTGCTGTCGGCACGCAACATGCTGCGCAGCTGGCGCATCACGCTCTTCCTCATCCTCGTCTTCTCCGCCTTCATGACACCCGACCCGTCGGCCTGGACGATGCTCGCGATGGCCGCGCCGGTGTTCTTCCTCTACTGGTGCGCGGTGGGCACGGCCTTCCTCCTGGAGCGGCGCCGCCGCGGTCGCGGCGACGACCCCGCCGACCGCTACGCCGGCCTCTCGCCGGACCAGGCCACCCCCCTGTCATGA
- a CDS encoding helix-turn-helix transcriptional regulator — protein sequence MSTFESATARLSRLLTMVPWLLNRQGIDLASAAAELGVSEQQVVDDLQVLFVCGTPGHYPDDLIDAQWEGGKVFVSNADTIARPLRLGRDEALALVVALRALAHTPGLARSDAVERALAKLEQAAGDAAGAAGQVSVDLEPSLPEELVASVRRALTEGRRVHLRYHVASRDETTERDVDPLRVVSVDGRWYLEGWCHRARGVRLFRLDRVEDLQVLDAPSTPPADLPERDLSRGAFLGSPDDLTVTLHLEASSAWVAESFPVESVTELDEGRLEVEMRVGDPRWLHRLVRRQGGGVRVVGPPEVVAEVVRQARAALDGASAGDDPAPV from the coding sequence GTGAGCACCTTCGAGAGCGCGACCGCGCGCCTGTCCCGCCTGCTGACGATGGTGCCCTGGCTCCTCAACCGCCAGGGCATCGACCTGGCCAGCGCCGCCGCGGAGCTCGGCGTGAGCGAGCAGCAGGTCGTCGACGACCTGCAGGTCCTCTTCGTCTGCGGCACGCCCGGGCACTACCCGGACGACCTCATCGACGCCCAGTGGGAGGGCGGCAAGGTCTTCGTCTCCAACGCCGACACCATCGCCCGACCGCTGCGCCTGGGGCGTGACGAGGCGTTGGCGCTGGTCGTGGCGCTGCGGGCACTGGCCCACACGCCCGGTCTGGCACGCAGCGACGCCGTCGAGCGCGCGCTGGCCAAGCTCGAGCAGGCCGCGGGCGACGCCGCCGGCGCCGCCGGCCAGGTGAGCGTCGACCTCGAGCCGAGCCTGCCCGAGGAGCTCGTGGCCTCCGTGCGCCGGGCGCTGACCGAAGGTCGGCGCGTCCACCTGCGCTACCACGTGGCGAGCCGCGACGAGACGACCGAGCGCGACGTCGACCCGCTGCGGGTCGTGTCCGTGGACGGCCGCTGGTACCTCGAGGGCTGGTGCCACCGCGCCCGCGGGGTCCGCCTCTTCCGGCTCGACCGCGTCGAGGACCTGCAGGTGCTCGACGCGCCGTCCACCCCGCCGGCCGACCTCCCCGAGCGCGACCTGAGCCGGGGCGCCTTCCTCGGCTCGCCCGACGACCTCACGGTCACGCTGCACCTGGAGGCGTCCTCCGCGTGGGTCGCCGAGAGCTTCCCGGTCGAGTCGGTCACCGAGCTCGACGAGGGCCGCCTGGAGGTCGAGATGCGCGTCGGCGACCCCCGCTGGCTGCACCGCCTGGTGCGCCGCCAGGGCGGGGGCGTGCGCGTCGTCGGCCCGCCCGAGGTCGTCGCCGAGGTGGTGCGCCAGGCGCGCGCCGCGCTCGACGGTGCGTCGGCGGGAGACGACCCGGCGCCGGTCTAG
- a CDS encoding DEAD/DEAH box helicase, whose product MSSPAERYAMSRARAAWASTPAGRFAESLGFELDDFQLEAIKAVQDGAGVLVAAPTGAGKTVVGEFAVALALETGRKAFYTTPIKALSNQKYHDLVERHGTSRVGLLTGDASINGEAPIVVMTTEVLRNMMYAASPTLQGLGFVVMDEVHYLADRFRGAVWEEVIIHLPPSVQVISLSATVSNAEEFGDWLRSVRGRGEDDEDSVAVIVAEHRPVPLWQHMMVGTRLYDLFVTEGGPAGRDGTTRVNPELLDRIAQAERSSGWSREDAGAPRGRRGSVRGRYANHGPAGPRRGGRGRDDRGPVSDRGPRGDDAVPFGERGALPGGAASRAQVIDRLDREGLLPAITFIFSRAGCDSAVQQLLARGVRLVPEEEGRRIRNLVQERTAEVDPADLGVLGYHDFVEGLARGYAAHHAGMLPLFREIVEELFTHGRLRAVFATETLALGINMPARTVVLEKLVKFNGETHAPVTPAEYTQLTGRAGRRGIDVEGHGVVLWRRGVDPMEVAGLASTRTYPLRSSFRPSSNMAVNLVAQYGRERAHELLQSSFAQFQADRSVVGLTTRVRDNLRALEGYDEAMQCDRGDFRDYGRMRHELAELEKKQARRRQAQRRADIGQALEELSVGDVIQLEGGRKGTMAVVLPTRGNRASFERSVLTSNGSLQQLTIAGFKDVPEVIGTLKVPSHFNARSPKARKDLAAAMRSTVREPLPGRAGARGQDRDAGSLGPGSGEAKVEELRRRLAAHPCHGCPDREEHARWAARWWQLRKETDDLQRRVAERTNTVAKTFERICDLLSELGYLGPDGRSVTLEGERLRRIYTELDLVVAESLRRSTWARLGPADLAAVVSALVHESRGDEIIDPRMPTVDVEEALGEMGAIWREITARKSAHQLEGDREPDAGLAWMVHRWASGRGLDEVLRDGGMSAGDFVRRCKQVVDLLGQIAQAGDPAITRTARRASDAILRGVVAADRLD is encoded by the coding sequence ATGTCCAGCCCCGCAGAGCGCTACGCCATGTCCCGCGCCCGAGCGGCCTGGGCCAGCACACCTGCGGGACGGTTCGCCGAGTCGCTGGGCTTCGAGCTCGACGACTTCCAGCTCGAGGCGATCAAGGCGGTGCAGGACGGCGCGGGGGTGCTCGTCGCGGCGCCCACCGGCGCGGGCAAGACGGTGGTGGGCGAGTTCGCGGTCGCGCTGGCCCTGGAGACGGGGCGCAAGGCGTTCTACACCACCCCGATCAAGGCGCTCTCCAACCAGAAGTACCACGACCTCGTCGAGCGGCACGGCACCTCCCGGGTCGGCCTGCTGACCGGCGACGCCTCGATCAACGGCGAGGCGCCGATCGTCGTCATGACGACCGAGGTGCTCCGCAACATGATGTATGCCGCCTCGCCCACCCTGCAGGGGCTCGGCTTCGTGGTCATGGACGAGGTCCACTACCTCGCCGACCGGTTCCGTGGCGCGGTGTGGGAGGAGGTCATCATCCACCTGCCCCCGTCGGTCCAGGTCATCTCGCTGTCGGCGACGGTGAGCAACGCCGAGGAGTTCGGCGACTGGCTGCGCTCGGTGCGCGGGCGCGGGGAGGACGACGAGGACTCGGTGGCGGTGATCGTGGCCGAGCACCGGCCGGTCCCGCTGTGGCAGCACATGATGGTCGGCACCCGGCTCTACGACCTCTTCGTCACCGAGGGCGGGCCCGCCGGTCGCGACGGCACGACGCGCGTCAACCCCGAGCTGCTCGACCGCATCGCCCAGGCGGAGCGTTCCTCGGGCTGGTCGCGCGAGGACGCCGGTGCGCCCCGGGGGCGGCGCGGCTCGGTGCGCGGACGCTACGCCAACCACGGTCCCGCGGGTCCCCGCCGCGGGGGCCGGGGCCGGGACGACCGCGGTCCGGTCTCCGACCGGGGGCCACGGGGCGACGACGCCGTCCCCTTCGGGGAGCGCGGCGCGCTGCCCGGCGGGGCGGCGAGCCGGGCCCAGGTCATCGACCGGCTGGACCGCGAGGGCCTGCTCCCGGCGATCACCTTCATCTTCAGCCGGGCCGGGTGCGACTCCGCGGTGCAGCAGCTGCTGGCGCGGGGCGTGCGCCTCGTCCCCGAGGAGGAGGGCCGCCGCATCCGCAACCTCGTGCAGGAGCGCACCGCCGAGGTGGACCCGGCCGACCTCGGGGTGCTCGGCTACCACGACTTCGTCGAGGGCCTCGCCCGCGGCTACGCCGCCCACCACGCCGGGATGCTCCCGCTCTTCCGGGAGATCGTCGAGGAGCTCTTCACCCACGGCCGGCTGCGCGCGGTCTTCGCCACCGAGACGCTCGCGCTGGGCATCAACATGCCCGCCCGCACCGTGGTGCTGGAGAAGCTGGTGAAGTTCAACGGCGAGACCCACGCGCCGGTCACGCCGGCCGAGTACACCCAGCTCACCGGCCGGGCGGGCCGGCGGGGCATCGACGTCGAGGGGCACGGCGTGGTGCTGTGGCGCCGCGGGGTGGACCCCATGGAGGTCGCCGGTCTGGCCTCGACCCGCACCTACCCGCTGCGCTCGTCCTTCCGGCCGAGCTCCAACATGGCGGTCAACCTCGTCGCGCAGTACGGCCGCGAGCGCGCCCACGAGCTGCTGCAGAGCAGCTTCGCCCAGTTCCAGGCCGACCGCTCCGTCGTCGGCCTCACCACCCGGGTGCGCGACAACCTGCGGGCCCTCGAGGGCTACGACGAGGCGATGCAGTGCGACCGCGGCGACTTCCGCGACTACGGCCGGATGCGGCACGAGCTGGCCGAGCTGGAGAAGAAGCAGGCCAGGCGCCGCCAGGCGCAGCGGCGCGCCGACATCGGCCAGGCGCTCGAGGAGCTCTCCGTCGGCGACGTCATCCAGCTCGAGGGCGGGCGCAAGGGCACGATGGCGGTCGTGCTGCCGACCCGCGGCAACCGGGCCTCCTTCGAGCGTTCCGTGCTCACCTCCAACGGCAGCCTGCAGCAGCTGACGATCGCCGGTTTCAAAGACGTGCCCGAGGTCATCGGCACGCTCAAGGTGCCCAGCCACTTCAACGCCCGCAGCCCGAAGGCACGCAAGGACCTGGCCGCCGCGATGCGGTCGACGGTGCGAGAGCCGCTGCCCGGCCGCGCCGGTGCACGAGGTCAGGACCGGGACGCGGGCTCCCTCGGGCCCGGCTCGGGGGAGGCGAAGGTGGAGGAGCTGCGGCGCCGCCTCGCCGCGCACCCGTGCCACGGCTGTCCCGACCGCGAGGAGCACGCCCGGTGGGCGGCCCGCTGGTGGCAGCTCCGCAAGGAGACCGACGACCTGCAGCGGCGCGTCGCCGAGCGCACCAACACCGTCGCCAAGACCTTCGAACGGATCTGCGACCTCCTCTCCGAGCTGGGCTACCTGGGCCCGGACGGCCGGTCCGTCACCCTGGAGGGGGAGCGGCTGCGCCGGATCTACACCGAGCTGGACCTCGTCGTCGCCGAGTCCCTGCGCCGGAGCACCTGGGCCCGCCTGGGGCCGGCGGACCTGGCGGCCGTCGTCTCCGCGCTCGTGCACGAGTCGCGGGGCGACGAGATCATCGACCCGCGCATGCCCACCGTCGACGTCGAGGAGGCGCTGGGCGAGATGGGGGCGATCTGGCGGGAGATCACCGCCCGCAAGAGCGCGCACCAGCTCGAGGGTGACCGTGAGCCCGACGCCGGCCTGGCCTGGATGGTCCACCGGTGGGCCTCCGGACGTGGCCTCGACGAGGTGCTGCGCGACGGAGGTATGTCGGCGGGCGACTTCGTGCGCCGGTGCAAGCAGGTGGTCGACCTGCTGGGCCAGATCGCCCAGGCCGGTGATCCGGCGATCACCAGGACCGCCCGCCGGGCCTCGGACGCCATCCTCCGTGGCGTGGTGGCGGCCGACCGGCTCGACTGA
- a CDS encoding FKBP-type peptidyl-prolyl cis-trans isomerase, with protein sequence MRSPRLRLAALAAAPLLLLSACATDGDADQADQTATSDDAAATSLAPTGDISELSVDTSGDEPVIERDGSAFADSDLPFVVASTETETVEEGDGDAVEEGHEVRVRYVAVNGATGEPFASTYQNDETVVIDLSNEMLFPAFLNELPGRSVGETFLLTIPAEEGFGSAGNDQLGVGPQDTLVFFMEIVDSSAPLTKATGEEVEPEAGLPEVDADGENAADITIPEGADEPTDLVAQQLIKGEGPEVQAGQTIKVHYTGVKWSDGEIFDDSYSAGQPAQFPIGVGSVIEGWDSGLVGQPVGSRVLLVIPADQAYGEAPEDTDSETAPPASPLAGETLVFVVDILGAY encoded by the coding sequence GTGCGTTCTCCCCGACTGCGGCTGGCCGCCCTGGCTGCCGCTCCCCTTCTCCTCCTGTCCGCCTGCGCTACCGACGGCGACGCCGACCAGGCCGACCAGACCGCCACCTCCGACGACGCCGCGGCCACCTCGCTGGCTCCCACCGGTGACATCTCCGAGCTGTCCGTGGACACCAGCGGCGACGAGCCGGTCATCGAGCGCGACGGGTCGGCCTTCGCGGACAGCGACCTGCCCTTCGTCGTGGCGAGCACCGAGACCGAGACCGTCGAGGAGGGCGACGGTGACGCGGTCGAGGAGGGCCACGAGGTGCGCGTCCGCTACGTCGCGGTCAACGGTGCCACCGGCGAGCCGTTCGCGTCGACCTACCAGAACGACGAGACCGTCGTCATCGACCTGAGCAACGAGATGCTCTTCCCGGCGTTCCTGAACGAGCTGCCCGGCCGCTCCGTGGGCGAGACCTTCCTGCTGACGATCCCCGCCGAGGAGGGCTTCGGCTCCGCCGGCAACGACCAGCTGGGCGTCGGCCCGCAGGACACCCTGGTCTTCTTCATGGAGATCGTCGACTCGTCCGCGCCGCTGACCAAGGCGACCGGCGAGGAGGTCGAGCCGGAGGCCGGCCTGCCCGAGGTCGACGCCGACGGCGAGAACGCCGCCGACATCACCATCCCCGAGGGCGCCGACGAGCCGACCGACCTGGTCGCCCAGCAGCTCATCAAGGGCGAGGGCCCCGAGGTCCAGGCCGGCCAGACCATCAAGGTCCACTACACCGGCGTGAAGTGGTCCGACGGCGAGATCTTCGACGACTCCTACAGCGCCGGCCAGCCGGCCCAGTTCCCGATCGGCGTCGGCAGCGTCATCGAGGGCTGGGACTCCGGCCTCGTCGGCCAGCCCGTGGGCTCCCGCGTGCTGCTCGTCATCCCGGCCGACCAGGCCTACGGCGAGGCACCGGAGGACACCGACAGCGAGACCGCGCCGCCGGCCAGCCCGCTCGCCGGCGAGACGCTCGTCTTCGTCGTCGACATCCTCGGCGCCTACTGA